Proteins encoded in a region of the Pseudomonas viciae genome:
- a CDS encoding LacI family DNA-binding transcriptional regulator: protein MTSVKDVAQLAGVSLMTVSRALNTPEKLSPETLQRVRRAIDELQFVPSLSARRMRGDNLQARTIGVFALDTATTPFAVELLLSIEQTAQQAGWNVFILNLLSNPPTDQNIDLMLSHRPDGLIFSAMGLRQVSIPERLKSKPLVLANCLADDSRLVSYVPDDEAGQYRAVHHALSQGYRRPLCINLPKQSVAWSLRQAGLRRACQASGLAPEALLQYDLSDHDAYGETAAILDRHIVEGRPQFDILICGNDRIAFCAYQLLLGRGLKIPEDVAVLGYDNMIGIAELFIPPLTTVQLPYYEIGRQAARHLIESLEVSGAQPVDCPLVVRASV from the coding sequence ATGACTTCAGTGAAAGACGTTGCACAGCTGGCCGGCGTGTCCCTGATGACGGTTTCTCGAGCGCTCAATACCCCGGAAAAACTGAGCCCCGAAACCCTCCAGCGGGTGCGTCGCGCCATTGACGAATTGCAATTCGTACCGAGCCTGTCGGCGCGCAGGATGCGCGGCGACAACCTCCAGGCGCGAACCATTGGTGTGTTCGCACTGGACACCGCGACCACCCCCTTCGCGGTCGAGCTGCTGCTGTCCATCGAACAGACCGCGCAACAAGCGGGCTGGAATGTCTTTATCCTCAACTTGCTGAGCAACCCGCCCACCGACCAGAACATCGACCTGATGCTGTCGCACCGTCCCGACGGGTTGATCTTCAGCGCCATGGGGTTACGCCAGGTGAGCATTCCCGAGCGGTTGAAAAGCAAACCGCTGGTGCTCGCCAATTGCCTGGCCGATGACAGTCGCCTGGTCAGTTACGTGCCCGATGATGAAGCGGGGCAGTATCGAGCCGTGCATCATGCGTTGAGCCAAGGCTATCGGCGCCCGCTGTGCATCAATCTGCCAAAACAGAGTGTGGCCTGGAGCCTGCGCCAGGCAGGCCTGCGGCGTGCCTGTCAGGCATCCGGGCTGGCGCCTGAAGCCCTGCTGCAATACGACCTTTCTGATCACGATGCCTATGGCGAAACCGCTGCCATCCTCGACCGGCACATTGTCGAGGGTCGCCCCCAATTCGACATCCTGATCTGCGGCAACGACCGCATTGCCTTTTGTGCCTATCAGCTGTTGTTGGGACGCGGCCTGAAGATTCCCGAGGACGTCGCCGTGCTCGGCTATGACAACATGATCGGTATCGCCGAACTGTTCATCCCGCCACTGACAACGGTACAGCTGCCGTACTACGAGATCGGGCGCCAGGCGGCCCGACACCTGATCGAAAGCCTCGAGGTGTCGGGTGCCCAGCCCGTGGATTGCCCGCTGGTGGTCAGGGCGTCGGTATAA